The Kwoniella shandongensis chromosome 8, complete sequence genome contains the following window.
AAAGTAAATACTCTTGCGACAAGACTTCCACCCAACGATTCAAGCATAACATTGCACAAGCATTGCGGGATATGAGGCGGGTATGTGAAGTAGCTGCAGGAGTTGAGGACGTCAAGGCGAAGTTATAAGCGGAGTGCGTGCATTCAGACGTGGACACATTGCTGTTGTATGGTCAATCTATGCAATAAGTACCTTCAATCCAGAGATGTCAATAGAATGGGTGCCACGTGAGCGTGGTTGCAGCAAACGGCTTAAGCCTCATTGGGTGGAtcaaaagtgccacattggTGAAATGCCGATTGTATTGCTGACATCGGATCAACCTCGTTGGTCCACCCATcactaccaccactaccaGACAGCTACGATCTAATTAGAAGGGTTGTATATCCATCGTTGCTTTGACACTTGTTACTTCAGCATAAACCaatctcctcaccacctctccgATCCTCAATCACGTAGTAGACAGTGTCACAAAATGGTCCGACCCCTCTCATTACTGCGTCCCCTCACCACCCCCTTGACCGCCCCAACACTCGCACGACGATCAATCCACCTCACACCCCGTCTTCTCTTAGCTACACCAGCTTCTACCGGACCTCAAACCATTAAATCTGGACCTACGAAGACACCCAACCCAAAAGAGACGACGACAGCGACGGCGCAAAGTGAAGAACAATGGCCGGATTATTCAAAAGGACCGAGCGCGTTGGATAAGGCTAGTCAGGTCTTGTTCTTTACAGAGATtgtgagaggtgagttggcgttTTCACTTGGGTTTGTGTTGCCGTTGTGtgctccttcaccctctatTATGAGGCTGGGTGTAATGACTTAAGTCGGCGAGGGGGCCCCTGATCGGTTCTGAAGCTGGAACGCTGGAACGATAGACAACGCCGATACTCAGATCGTTTGGAAAGTCAATCGGAAGTCGGAATGGCGATGCTGATCTCATCTGTCCTTACTCTATATAGGAATGTGGATCGTCCTCGAACAATTCTTCAGACCGCCCTACACTATCATGTACCCTTTCGAAAAGGGACCATTGTCAGCTCGTTTCAGAGGAGAACACGCCTTGAGACGGTACCCCaacggagaggagagatgtattggtgagtggcgGGGCCGTGACTTCTAAAACCCGACCTCCTGCTTTTCCCTTCGACAATGAGAATGGCCGTATACGCGATCGGCAACCTCCTTGTTTCTTTTTGGGTTTATGGGTGGCGAttgactgacagatcgaTCGGAGCTGACTTATTTTGTTCGTCATACTAGCGTGCAAGCTCTGTGAGGCTATCTGCCCCGCTCAGGCGATCACCATCGAGTCTGAAGCTCGTGAGGACGGATCGAGAAGGACCACTCGATATGGTGAGTGCACAAATACAATGACGGAAATTGAGCTGATGGTCTTCTGCAGACATTGACATGACTAAATGTATTTATTGTGGTTTCTGCCAAGAGGCATGTCCCGTCGATGCCATcgtcgagagtgagtcgcaaTCTCGATTTCCTCAGCATACCAAGAGCTGAGTAAAAAGCTAATTCTTCTCGTTTGCGTGCACAGCCCAAAACGCTGAATACTCTACCGAGACTCGAGAAGAGTTGTTGTACAACAAGGAGAAGCTCTTGTCCAACGGTGACAAGGCAGAGGCGGAGATCGCTGCCAACTTGCAATCTGAGCACGTAAGTCGTCGCACCAAACACATGCAACCCGAGGATAAAGGTAGAAGACTGGTAAGGAAGACAGTGGCTGACTTGGTTTTTACGCTTTGCAGTTTTACCGATAAATGCTTGTCGAGCATATTTGATCGACAGTGTGTGCGGGAGGGGATAGAGAGTGGGATAGTATGGAAGGCATATGCATTTCATGGATATATCATGGGTATAATGCGACAACGGGCCGATTCGTGCGAAAGCTCAATCCCGACATGTCAACCTGATTTAACGCAACGAGACCGATCAGCTTTTTTCAAACGGGGTTAAACGACGGCTGAGCTGATGTCACTCGATACCATTGCTGACgctgtcgatgaggatgagaggaaaAGATCACTGACCATTCTAACCAAGTACGCTTCGGTTCTTCGTATCCTACAAATTGCTGAATACTCGGCTGTTCTCGACCTACCAATTTACGTCAGCTGGACTGAAAAGGCAGAGGTATGACGAGCGTACTCACTCCTTACACTGTCCGCAACATAGACCTTACTACCTCTCATCGTATGCCCGTTAggtccttcttcaccagGTATACAATCTTggaccttcttccatcccgGTCTGGGTTTTTTCAATTTCCTACCCACTTTCG
Protein-coding sequences here:
- a CDS encoding NADH dehydrogenase [ubiquinone] iron-sulfur protein 8, mitochondrial, whose translation is MVRPLSLLRPLTTPLTAPTLARRSIHLTPRLLLATPASTGPQTIKSGPTKTPNPKETTTATAQSEEQWPDYSKGPSALDKASQVLFFTEIVRGMWIVLEQFFRPPYTIMYPFEKGPLSARFRGEHALRRYPNGEERCIACKLCEAICPAQAITIESEAREDGSRRTTRYDIDMTKCIYCGFCQEACPVDAIVETQNAEYSTETREELLYNKEKLLSNGDKAEAEIAANLQSEHFYR